In Pyrus communis chromosome 15, drPyrComm1.1, whole genome shotgun sequence, the genomic stretch CCAGCACTTAATTCCTTCCCTGCAAGCAAGAAATAAACTAGGATACTTTGTAACGGTGCGGATTGAGTTTGGATGTGCCATCTCCATCTTCATACCCAAATCCATTTATTTCTCCGAACCCAAACCCGTAGAATCCCGAACGAATTTTCCCCATAACAGAACCCATCGGGTGATGGATTTTTGATTAGAGAACGGCTTTCCTGATTTTGAtacttatatatttatttatattattaactaaatgaagaatattaaaaaaaacgaTATTAAATAAATTGCTATTATTAATACAATTGATACAATACATCTAATaagtaatattaaaattttatattactaaGAAAACATTTacacttttaaaaattataagcaTATAATTCCTACTATTAATGatataaaagtaaataattaatttaatattaacaACCCCTTttcatataataaatatttatatttttttatttatagatgAAATTATTCAGTTTCGGGTATGGGTTTGAAGCAGTAATCCCAATGATCATAACCAAATCCGAAATCAAAAAATTTATCCGAGTCCCAACGGTTATCCATAActgtaaaatattcaaaattttatatctAAAGCCGAACCATTCAGATTAATTACTTACGAGAATTAGATTTGACGAATTAAATTATCATCCCTAGATTTAGCACTTCTCGATCGTTCTAATTCGTTTTGGACTGCTTCATTATTTGGCACTGCTAACATTCATGCATGCGGAAGTTTTTTTGTGGCCTACAGCCTACTTCCTTTGAGCGAGAAAGTTGACCTGTGCGACAAGAGAGGCTGCTGATGGATGTCATGGACTCGTGGCCGAAGCTGAAGTTGGGATTAGGgctaattactaattaattgGACAATTAAGGCATGTGTTTTTTATACTTAAGCAGTGATTGCTAATACCATGGGTGGATAATAGGAAAATAAATCATCTTCGGATTTCTTCTATCAAATCTATCAAATCACTTAATTCgagtcattgaaatttgatccaacggttaaagttattataattttgaaaggagctccatgtttataactgtTGGATCAACAGATAACCACAATAATTAGGATTTAGATCCTCTCTGAATCCTCTCACTAGGGATTCCGGAGATCAATGCATAGTAAccgttcatcaaagatcgtATGGCCATAATTGaatgctttttatatttttaaaaagtaaaataatctCGTTTTacgtgaaaaatataaaataaaaaaatttttgaCTGCTCGATCTTTGATGAACTGTTACTATGCATTGATCCCTGGAATCCCCAGTGaggggatccgaagaggatctaaATCCCAATAATTAGTAGCTTATCAGTACATACCAAatagttaaaacaaacaaaagactaATTATACGTGTACTTGTCGAAAGAGTAGTGTTATtcatatacttatttttacttttacacACTATTCGCAATTTTCAATCGTTGTACAGAATgaattaaaaaacccaaaaaataaaaattaaaaagatgtatgTGAGAGTGTGTAAACATCATCACTCTTATCACAAATGTTTGGGATGCCTTTGTATTTAGTCTCACTTAAACCGTCCAGTTCATTTTAGGATGAGAGTAGTCATTTTGAAACAATCAATCAAATGTCTTCCCGATTAAACAACACTACTTAAATCATCCATGTGTTGGAGATAGAGACTTTGGTGCAACGTTGCATTTTCCACTCTCGTGCTTATCTCATTTTTCACGTAGTGATATAATCACGTATAAATATACAATCACGTTACActtacaagtttttctccttgtAGTACTAGTATTAGGGTTAGCGCTAGGGTTTAGTAGTGCAGAGGGGACTGTAGGTAGTCACCGTCGAGAAGTCGTCAAAAGCACCGACTGGGAAAATGGGGCTGAAACCTAACAAAACCACACTATTTATGTGATTGACAGCGACAGAGAGAGGTGAGGAGAGTCAGGAGACGGTGTCGCAGAAGAGCCCCTGTAGTTTTGACGCAGACAGACAATGACTGCCTCTCTTTATAGCTTGGCTTAGCTAGCTGCTGGAGCCGCTTTCGTGCTAGCTTAGTTTGTGTATGAGCAGCCGTAAGCCAGTACGGCAGAGATGAAGCTAAGACTGAAAGCTGGGGGTGAGTTGAGTGATATGGAAGTACATCACTTGAGGGTAGACTAGACCCTTGCCACTAGAAACTACGCTTTAGTGCCGAGAGACAAGGTACACACGATAGCCAAGGAGCGACCGAGCAGATgagaaaacagagagagagcATAAATATATCCATTGCTACTACGctaaaaatttattcaaaaagTGAGAATTAATCATGAGATTCATTTTGTATCGAACTTTATTGATTTAAACtgtttattttgtaaattttgattCATAAATTACTCCtgtaaaattcaatttaatttgaaatcatttgcttatttaattatcatgatAACATTTTAATGTTTTTCTTAGAACAACgtgtttgtcaatttctttAAACTTGTTTAGATTCtttaaatatttccgatttggctaatctTTTGTAAGGATTATCTAAgaggtacaacttgaaaaatagacgggtTGGATCATTAAATTTAATGTAATGTAGGGCCCACAACTAATCCTTATTTTTATTAAGAGTGTTATCTCTGCAtgcattttttacttctcacactatataatattatataattatatatatagtttgtTGAAGTGGGTAATTGTTTGTCCTGGCAAATGGATcatttttgttgtgtttgtatCGTTTTTGtatcataattattattttgacgAGTCGTATCGTGTTAAATTCGTCATCTTAACAGATTATTAACAGGTGATTCGATAACGGTTCGTGCAAGAAATTATTAAACCTAATACTCCTACCTTAATTTACACATTACATGATGATAGATATAAAACGAGAAGCATATATTCGACTAAAACACGAGAAAATTTTGCAATGAGTCATCTTGAAGAGCATTCATTATAgaattttttggtgaattttgagttaaattattttagccgttgtatttaaatttaggtcattatatatattttttaccgttagattttattatattcgatctcagccgttaaatttaatgtattttaaaattacattttttttaaaaaacaaaatttgaatttggactgttGGATCAATCAACGGTCCAAAAAGCCCAGCATGTCCCATCCTGTCGGGCACTGAAAAGCTCAACCCGAGTAGGGCAAGTTGAGCGCGTGATCGGGTTGGGTTTGGAGGGGATGGGGGGAGTGAATAAGTGGGGAAATTTAGCAAATAGCCAAGAGTTTAGTGTGGTCTAAGGAACCTCAACTAAATAAACGCTGATCTCATCTAATTGAAAAAGAACCCTCTATGTTTATGCATGAACTGCAAAGAGAGAGATCATGTACGAGTACGATGTATGATGGTTCAAGTTGTAAGTCGTGAGTCAAAAACCCGTGGCACCGGACACTAGTGAGAGAGACAGGAGGCGCACACGAGACCCGAGGAGAcgatggaggaagaagaagggcaGGCAGAACCAATTATTGCATCCCACGCTGCCCGACACCCATCATATTGTTggtcctcttcttcctcctattTTATTCTCTCCCCTATTCGACGGTTAATTAACGCCGGACTACATGTTTCTTTCCCTCTTTTTATACTTATAACCTATTTAAATTATCCAAACTCCACCAATCCATGGCCTCAACCCTCAAATCCATTTCCTTTAGTTACCACTTAATTAGTTTTGTGTACAGAGAAATGATAAGAGATTCTTTCAaatccctttttattttatttataagctcatgttttaaaaataatttttatgtcATTATTATAAAATTGTACTAATAATATGAGGTGACAGAAAATGCATAAAAGAGTCTTACTTTAAGAGagttttcttatcatttttcttGTATATAAAACAACACAGCCTTTTAATTGAACGGCCCGTATTGAAACAACATTAATGTAGCTATATTGATTTGAATGTTTTACCACAATTTATATTGGTTTAAATACGAATACCGTTTGGCAACTCAAGGTGAGTAGTAATTATTACCTAAATTTTTTCTTGTCAGActcaaattttttgtttataatcgGAGCTGTTTAAATGATAAAGTCTTTGcaaaaaatggattaaaaataAGGTTTGTAAGTCAATCAAACTATAGCAAGCAGATGGACAGTTTGTAATACTTTTACTATCTTTGTCCATCTGTTCCAatacagtttgatgactaaataaccttagttttaattgattttttttcccgCATATATAACCTTTATAATGTGaaagtttttaattataaacacgaaattctataaattgaaaacaaaacttttttGCATAAGAGCGTCTACTCATGTTTTGAGTAgccaaatattatttttaaattaatttaaacattAAGCCAATTTTAGCACGCCTTGAGAATCTTATTtgtatttatatttcttcaatttggaatctgtttgtaatatgatttatTATTATAGTTTACAATACGAAAACTTAGCTTTATGTTTATAATCACGAATTGATTATTTACTCGATTCAAGTTTTAATTTAAGGAAATGCtaaaggaattcatttttattagtgATACGTCaattagtttgtaaatttagtctacTTATCACTACtctaatttaaatataaaactatGGATTATGAAGGGCAATGttaatctaataaaaaaaaggaaattattattagcacttccaaaatcttattctatactccaaactttttatattagaaaagaaaaatacacttatgaggagtgtagaacaagatttttgaagtgccaataacacttttctaaaaaaatagtaCCATACAAGTTAATATAGTTACAGGTTGAAGAAAACAAAGTAATACTGAAAGTTcttgagtttttgttttaaatttttgattAAGAAAGTTTGAACTTAAAAAACAATCATTGCAATTCACTTCTTGCACAACTCCTCATGTTTTAAACTGCAAACAGAGTGAATAgaagatgaaaaaaatttctACAACTTTTTTTATCGTTTCAAGGAATGACGTTCTCAACGGAGAATCTCAATGAGATATAGATGGGAGATATTGccaaacttttaaaaatatgtGTTGTGATCGGGGAAGAACTCGGTCCGATTCATTTCCGACTGAACTAAGTTGGTGACATGAAACAAGGTTGAGTGGAGACGCCAACCCTACCTGATACTCCAGCTTCCCTCCCAAGACACACCACCGAAAATATTATCACCGCCCCATCAGTATCACCAGCACCATCCTCAATCCCATCACACCTGACCACGTCACTACCCCCTACAACTTCAATAAATATTATCTCCATAGTAAAATTGGCTATCAAGCCAAAAAGCTCTTTAACTTTGTTATGTTTGGAAATTGATTTTTCGTATGCAGTTTTACtgttattttttatatagagtGTGATCGAATTTGCGACATTGGTTACAAATGAACAATTTTTTCGGAACATAGGACACGAAAAATAAACTGCACAGTAAAGTTAAATCCACTTAAATtactaaataaaattaattaggaggTGGTAGTTCAGCCCACGTGTCACTCGCGCCACCTTCCTCACTCTCGATAAAACCCTCTCACTTCTTCGAAGACTTTCTCCCCACTCTCTTAGCCTTGCTCAAATAATATCCATTGCCTTATTCCAAAAAGACAACACTGACGATGCCGTTTGACTCCGCCGACGCGCAAATGCGACCGTTGACGACGATGAGAGTCCAGCACAGTCTGGGTCACCCACCGCCGCAGCAGACAGAGCCACTTCACTGCCCCCGTTGCGATTCCGACAACACCAAGTTCTGCTACTACAACAATTACAACCTCGCCCAGCCACGCCACTTCTGCAAGTCCTGCCGCCGCTACTGGACCCACGGTGGCACCCTCCGAAATGTCCCCGTCGGCGGGGGCTCCCGCAAGAACACCAAGCGTTCTCGCCCGTCCTGCTCTTCCTCCTCGGGCTCGCCCTCCTCGTCTTCACTGACACAGGAGGTCAGCTCCGTCGCGCCCACAAACGCCATTTCCGTGCCGGTGGAACCGAAGCCGGAGACGGCGTTGGATCACGAAAAACTGATGGACTTGAACGAGAGCGCTGTCGGGAACAGCGGCTTCACTTCTCTGTTGAGTGCTCAGGGCCCACCCGCACCTGGGTTCTTGGCGCTTGGCGGGTTTGGGTATGGATTCGGGTACGGGTTGGGACTCGGGCAAGGGTTAGACGAAGTTGGTACTTTTGGCTACGGCGGCGGCAGAGGCGTGCTCGCTTTTCCCGAGGAAGGTGACTTTGCAAATATTAACCACAACAACAATGGAGCTGTTTCTGGGGGTTCTGTCGGGTGCAACACGTGGCAGATTATGACTGGTGGTGATGGAAGGAT encodes the following:
- the LOC137718733 gene encoding dof zinc finger protein DOF1.6-like, whose protein sequence is MPFDSADAQMRPLTTMRVQHSLGHPPPQQTEPLHCPRCDSDNTKFCYYNNYNLAQPRHFCKSCRRYWTHGGTLRNVPVGGGSRKNTKRSRPSCSSSSGSPSSSSLTQEVSSVAPTNAISVPVEPKPETALDHEKLMDLNESAVGNSGFTSLLSAQGPPAPGFLALGGFGYGFGYGLGLGQGLDEVGTFGYGGGRGVLAFPEEGDFANINHNNNGAVSGGSVGCNTWQIMTGGDGRIAEDNGDCFTWPELEISK